The stretch of DNA CGACACCCGCTATGCCGTCCGAATCTGCCTTTCGTAGTAAACGACCGCCTTTAAGGTgaaaaaggagaaaaaggCGTCCGGtatgaaaagaaagacaTAAAATATTTGTATCGAAACATAAAAAGCCTCTTTGAGGGAGAACAGAAAGATACAGACAGAGGGTGTAACGTGGCATCGAAACTGGAAACGCCAGCTACTATAATGAGTAATCAAAATAACACGATATCCGGTGGACTGCTTGATGCAAAtgttgaacttgatgaTATAGAGCTCGCAGAGGATGGTGTCGCGACCCCAGAGGGCGAAGCTCAAGCATCGAACGTGGCGGAGACGGTTCCACCCACACAGCCACGTCCCGCAGAAGAGATAGACCATAGTGGTGATGTACCCAACGAGAGTGGAGAGAGCACAATAACAGAGATGCTACTGCCCGCCGCCGTTAGAGAGAGGGCCACGAGGCATATAGATAATATCGGAAGACATTTTAATATTCTAGATAGAGTGTTTCGCCACGGTAGGGGGAACGGCAATGGTGAGAGCAGAGGAGCACTATTTGATGGTGTTTTTAGCAACCTGACGGCGAAGCCAGATAACAACAACTCAAACCAGCACGATGGCCAGAATGACACACCACCAACTTACGACGAGGCTGCAGCGGACTTGGTGCCATCTTATTATGGCATGGATTTGACCAGTGGTGATATTTATAATGATGAGCTGTGCATAGAAGGTTTGCCAGTGGGGAATATGGCCAATCTCATTTGGAATATAATTGTGAGCACAAGTTTCCAGTTCATTGGGTTTCTGATAACGTACATGCTCCATACGTCTCATGCGGCAAAGCAAGGGTCGAGGTTTGGGCTAGGACTCACTTTTCTTGGGTACGGGTACTCCATGATTCCAAATAACGTGGTTTCCAAAGTGGGGAAACATAGAAATCTGGATAGGATCAAGCCATCTGACCCAAACAACTATGATGACTTGCATTTGAATGCAAAGCCATCCACACAGGATAATTTCGAGTCCAACCTAAGCCATGGTATAGAGGAGGAAAAGCAAaaacttcctcttcttgCTGTATTTGCAGGTTTGCTGGGTTTGTTCATATTACTGAAGAGCATTGTCGACTTCTTCCAGgtaaagaagaaggaacGCAGATATCTAGCTCAGGATTCAGCTGTCtaagaaagaaaaatgaaataaGAAGTGATAATGAATACttaatttttcaataaATGGCATACTACTCGATTTTGTCTTTATACCCCCTCTCCTATAGATATATAATGCATTAATGCATTCTTTGATGGATATGCATATTCTCACAAGAGAAGTTCAGACGTGGAGCATACAAACAGCTCTCAGTAAACGTCCCGCATGTTTCCTGAATTACCATTTAATGTATATACTATTAGTTTAGTTCTATCGTACAACTGTTACATATTTGACATTCTTACTATTAGTGTGAATGCCGATTCTATTAATATTTTAGTGCCTTTGGACATCATGAAAAAAACTTGTTAGCCCAGCACAACGAGCACCTTCTCATAAATAGTGAAGACAATACCACCGCTCAGTATCAACCTACCCAATCTTGGAGTAGCACCCTTCCAGAACACCTTCAACccctcctctttgaaaatcGTGGTAAAACAATTAACTGTTGATGTATACTTCGTCGAATCCAAACTTTGCATTCTCGTTTTGACGGTGTCGATTGGCATCGTACTGTACACTGTGACAATACCACTGAATGCACCAACGACAAAAGTCAAACCCGAGGACAGCGGCTTGTCTTTAGGAGAGTTGGTATATTCTTGAATGGAAGTTTTGATTTTATTGTAACAGCCCAGTCTCACAGCTTGGTTTGCCGCCTGCCTCATAGAAACAGGTAACACACCTCTGTACAAGCCAGAAAAGCCTTCATCCTTGACTAGTCTAGCATAATTTGCTAGCATGGAACGACCATTGTTTTGGTACTTTGGCGTGGTTGCCTGCTTGTCGTCAATCAGAGCGGTTTTGATAGCTTCAAATGGGGTGACAGCAACGACACTTTCCAGCAGACCAGCTCCCAGACCAGCAATGACACCCTTAGTACCACTGAGTTCGCCAGTTTCACGATCTCTTAAAAGATCTTTGATAGTGTCAAACCCAAGAAATCTGATCCCCGCTTTAGCCGTATTACCTACAATAAATGCGGGACAACCAACGTAAATAGAGCCAATACCTTGAGCCTTAGCCGTATTATATATCAAAACCAATGGATTTCTGGATGCTTTGGACGTCTTGTCAATAAGTTGCAGTCGAGTCTTTGCAAACTCAAACGGATACGTGATCGAGGCTTCGATCGCGCCTGCCAGGGCACCTGCAACGAAGGATTTCGCTGGATCCACTTTTGGTTTCTGAGTTTGGGACATTGAGTTTACTTTCTTGCTTGTTTACAGTGTTGTTTCAAGAGATTGCTAACTGACAACAACATATGTGCACATGCCAAAGTCCCGGATCTTATATGCAATTGCTTCTTGATTCAGTTGTCGAGTCATCTCAAAATTCCGAATTTTCCACTGGAATTTTTTTAAggcaattttttttttcgcgGGAATTTCAGCAGACACACCTCTTCTAAGGCGAGTGAAGTACAAGCATCGCGAAGTTCGAGTTAGGATCTTATGTGCAAGGCTCCGTATTCCTATCATTACTTAGTTCCGCTGCGCTGCTGAGTTGATgacattctttttttcttttctttcgaAAGTTCTATCATTTATATACAATTGCCTGTTTTTTGCTAACAATATTCAGTGCTTAACACTATGGAACGGGCAGCCAACAGTGCACACACTCTTGTTACTGGTCCGGAGTTTACCTATACTGAGAGTAGTATTTTTCCTcatcaaatcttttgttGACTAAATCGATCACTTCTCGTGGATAAACATCCTCCAACTTTTCACCCCCATTTAGCACACGGGTTTCATGCTCCTtttgttcctcttttgtCAATAGTACGACGTTCTGCAAGTCTGCGGGCTTCGATGGATCCCACTTGGATAGAGTAAGTCTAGTGGAGAAACCGCTGACAGGGGACTTGCCTCTGAAAACTTCCTCAACTATGTAACCGACGTCTTTTAAGGCGACAGGGACACGCTGGTCTGGCATGTTAATCCTTGTCATCTGACCTGCCAAAGATTGGAATATCCCATCGTATATTTTAATTCTATTCTTCCCCTCTATTGGCGTCATTGGATAACCAGAAACTTTTGTAATAATCCATGTGGCAATGGTTAAACCAAATATACCAGGCATAGTACCCAAAACCGGCAAAATTCTTACACGAAAATCCTTCAAGGCGCTCAATTCACCTACTTTACCCTTGGAgtgttcctcctctggtAAGGGCAATAGTTTTGCCTTGCGTGGGTCCGGTTTCTCTGCACTGAAGACAACAGGAATGCCTGTGGTGACACCTCTTTGCTTTAGCCTCCTTCTTACAGAACGAGCCAGCGGATCCTCCTCCGTAGTGGTGATGTCACCGACGTTGATGCGGGTTGGATCACTCTTCGTTGACGCGCCCATGGAGGAAATCAGCTCAATGTTTTGCTTGAAAACGTACTCTAGCAGGTCAACTTTGGTGTCGATATTATCGATACAGTCAACGACAATGCTTGGTTTGCCATTACCAAAGATCAATCTTTCGCCgttttctttgttccaaagCTCATTGACAGCGTCTATCTCACACCACGGGGCAACAGCTTTCATGTGCTCCTTCAAACAGTCTACTTTAGACGTACCCACGTCCTTCAAAGTAGCACAGCTATGTCTGTTCAATGAGCTCAAGGACACCTGATCGAAATCGATGACTCTGATTTTGGTGCAACCTGATCTAATTAGCATAGTAACAACCCAGGACCCGACACCACCGGCCCCTACGACAACAATGTACTGTTCTTTCAACCGCTGCATACCATCTTCACCTAGGAATGCGTAATTGCGGGCCAATTGTTCGCGGTACAAGTTATCGTCATACTCTCTTTCTGCTGAAGCCAATTTCCTTTTCTGCGGGAAGGCATGTTGTTGCCTCGAGTACGACTTCCATGCCAAATCAATACATTTTGTAGCGGCTACTGAGGCCAATGCAGTGGCAGCTATCAATTGCCACGTACTAAGTTTGTTTTCAGATCCCATTACCGGCTTTACGATAGTTGTTTTGGTTTTATTTCGTTATAATAAGTAGGTTCCTCATTTCGAATCTTGCGTATATtttataaaatttttcaatatttgcTTTTTTCCTAGTAGTGTGGATTACTGTCAGGCCCGATCGACAATTAGCTGGACAAGAGTCGAGACTCAGCGTTTCGCCTACGGAACTGACATAGCTCCACTAATGCACTTCTTATTCAATGCAATCAGACgtcttcaaattcaatatccatatcgtcgtcgtcttcaCCATCATCGTTTCCGGTGGTAGGCGCCGTTGAAGTGATCGGTTCTGTGGTGGCATCGGTAGCGTTGTTATCCCCCGGTTGTtccttttttgaagattctgaAAGGAGTTCGCCCTCCAATTTTTTAATATCACCGTCGTCCTTTGCTTGATTGT from Huiozyma naganishii CBS 8797 chromosome 1, complete genome encodes:
- the BSD2 gene encoding Bsd2p (similar to Saccharomyces cerevisiae BSD2 (YBR290W); ancestral locus Anc_2.524) — its product is MSNQNNTISGGLLDANVELDDIELAEDGVATPEGEAQASNVAETVPPTQPRPAEEIDHSGDVPNESGESTITEMLLPAAVRERATRHIDNIGRHFNILDRVFRHGRGNGNGESRGALFDGVFSNLTAKPDNNNSNQHDGQNDTPPTYDEAAADLVPSYYGMDLTSGDIYNDELCIEGLPVGNMANLIWNIIVSTSFQFIGFLITYMLHTSHAAKQGSRFGLGLTFLGYGYSMIPNNVVSKVGKHRNLDRIKPSDPNNYDDLHLNAKPSTQDNFESNLSHGIEEEKQKLPLLAVFAGLLGLFILLKSIVDFFQVKKKERRYLAQDSAV
- the TCD2 gene encoding tRNA threonylcarbamoyladenosine dehydratase (similar to Saccharomyces cerevisiae YHR003C and YKL027W; ancestral locus Anc_2.527), which gives rise to MGSENKLSTWQLIAATALASVAATKCIDLAWKSYSRQQHAFPQKRKLASAEREYDDNLYREQLARNYAFLGEDGMQRLKEQYIVVVGAGGVGSWVVTMLIRSGCTKIRVIDFDQVSLSSLNRHSCATLKDVGTSKVDCLKEHMKAVAPWCEIDAVNELWNKENGERLIFGNGKPSIVVDCIDNIDTKVDLLEYVFKQNIELISSMGASTKSDPTRINVGDITTTEEDPLARSVRRRLKQRGVTTGIPVVFSAEKPDPRKAKLLPLPEEEHSKGKVGELSALKDFRVRILPVLGTMPGIFGLTIATWIITKVSGYPMTPIEGKNRIKIYDGIFQSLAGQMTRINMPDQRVPVALKDVGYIVEEVFRGKSPVSGFSTRLTLSKWDPSKPADLQNVVLLTKEEQKEHETRVLNGGEKLEDVYPREVIDLVNKRFDEEKYYSQYR
- the CTP1 gene encoding Ctp1p (similar to Saccharomyces cerevisiae CTP1 (YBR291C); ancestral locus Anc_2.525), coding for MSQTQKPKVDPAKSFVAGALAGAIEASITYPFEFAKTRLQLIDKTSKASRNPLVLIYNTAKAQGIGSIYVGCPAFIVGNTAKAGIRFLGFDTIKDLLRDRETGELSGTKGVIAGLGAGLLESVVAVTPFEAIKTALIDDKQATTPKYQNNGRSMLANYARLVKDEGFSGLYRGVLPVSMRQAANQAVRLGCYNKIKTSIQEYTNSPKDKPLSSGLTFVVGAFSGIVTVYSTMPIDTVKTRMQSLDSTKYTSTVNCFTTIFKEEGLKVFWKGATPRLGRLILSGGIVFTIYEKVLVVLG